From the Gemmatimonadota bacterium genome, the window GCAGACCGACGCCTGGGGCATCAAGGTGGCGAATGTCGAAATCAAGCACGTCGACCTGGATGAGAGCATGATCCGGGCCATCGCCAGGCAGGCGGAGGCGGAACGCGAACGCCGGGCCAAGATCATCCACGCCGAGGGCGAACTCCAGGCCTCAGAGAAACTGCTGGAAGCCGCCACGATACTGGGCC encodes:
- a CDS encoding SPFH domain-containing protein — protein: QTDAWGIKVANVEIKHVDLDESMIRAIARQAEAERERRAKIIHAEGELQASEKLLEAATILGRNNNSMQLRYLQTLTEIAGEKSSTIAFPIPVDFLKTFQLMGKGDSD